Proteins encoded in a region of the Thermus thermamylovorans genome:
- the recF gene encoding DNA replication/repair protein RecF (All proteins in this family for which functions are known are DNA-binding proteins that assist the filamentation of RecA onto DNA for the initiation of recombination or recombinational repair.), with protein MRLLLFRQRHFRNLAFPAFRPPPGPFALAGGNGQGKTGLLLALHLALGGEVRAALGDLVRFGEPEAWLYAEVETELGLYRVEQRLAPEGREVRLNERPVSLRALHELPGSVLVSPEDVEVVLGPKEERRAALDRLIARFSRRHAALLAAYERALRQRNALLKAGGNGLSVWDRELARYGVEIAALRRRFLRRFLPMFQSVYRVLAPGEAGLVLEETVQGDFLEALERGRKEELARGQTLVGPHRDDLVFLLGGRPAHRFGSRGEAKALALALRLAEHRLLWEHHGEAPLLLVDEWSEELDGARRQAVFAYAQGLPQAILAGLWAPEGLPVCWMEEGVVLCPGG; from the coding sequence ATGCGCCTCCTCCTCTTCCGCCAGCGCCACTTCCGCAACCTGGCCTTCCCCGCCTTCCGCCCTCCCCCGGGCCCCTTCGCCCTGGCGGGGGGGAACGGCCAGGGGAAAACGGGCCTCCTCCTGGCCCTCCACCTGGCCCTGGGGGGGGAGGTGCGGGCCGCCTTGGGGGACCTGGTCCGCTTCGGGGAGCCCGAGGCCTGGCTTTACGCCGAGGTGGAGACCGAGCTCGGCCTCTACCGGGTGGAGCAGCGCCTGGCGCCCGAGGGGCGCGAGGTGCGCCTCAACGAGAGGCCGGTAAGCCTGCGCGCCCTTCACGAGCTTCCCGGCTCGGTTCTGGTCTCCCCCGAGGATGTGGAGGTGGTCCTGGGCCCTAAGGAGGAGCGGCGGGCGGCCTTGGACCGCCTGATCGCCCGCTTCTCCCGTCGCCACGCCGCCCTCCTCGCCGCCTACGAGCGGGCCCTGCGCCAGCGGAACGCCCTCCTGAAGGCGGGAGGCAACGGGCTTTCCGTGTGGGACCGGGAGCTGGCCCGGTACGGCGTGGAGATCGCGGCCCTGAGGCGCCGCTTCCTCCGCCGCTTTCTGCCCATGTTCCAGTCGGTTTACCGGGTCCTGGCCCCGGGGGAGGCGGGGCTGGTGCTGGAGGAAACCGTCCAGGGGGATTTCCTGGAGGCCTTGGAGCGGGGGCGGAAGGAGGAGCTCGCCCGGGGGCAGACCCTGGTGGGCCCCCACCGGGACGACCTGGTCTTCCTCCTGGGGGGGCGGCCCGCCCACCGCTTCGGAAGCCGCGGGGAGGCCAAGGCCCTGGCCCTGGCCCTGCGCCTGGCAGAGCACCGGCTCCTTTGGGAGCACCACGGGGAGGCCCCCCTCCTCCTGGTGGACGAGTGGAGCGAGGAGCTGGACGGGGCCCGGCGCCAGGCGGTTTTCGCCTACGCCCAAGGGCTTCCCCAGGCCATCCTGGCGGGCCTTTGGGCTCCGGAGGGCCTCCCGGTATGCTGGATGGAAGAGGGGGTAGTCCTGTGCCCCGGCGGCTGA
- a CDS encoding MFS transporter: protein MSALGLLFLTLFNSVLGLSILFPILGPLGRELGLTEVQVGLLSTGYALMQFLLSPYWGRRSEGGRKPVLLLGILGFAGSFLLFGLFALLGQGGHLPPEALFPLLFLARVVGGAFSSATLPTAQAYVADVTGRENRTAGMALLGAAFGLAVILGPALGAGLAALFGLLAPVFFSAGFALLNALFAALFLPESRTRGGPVPGRLSPWDARVFPLLLLGLSLNLAGVALEQTVAFYFQDRLSLSGVETARAVGLALAVYGLVAVFVQGFLVRKLAWPPRTLLLLGLPMAVLGFLVLVLAREFWALVLGLALQGAGAALAGPGVTAALSLAVRENEQGSVAGLNSSAQALGRMLGPVVGTGLYRLQPEAPFLLGAGLLLLSWALLPALLRRMRL, encoded by the coding sequence GTGTCCGCCCTTGGCCTCCTCTTCCTTACCCTTTTCAACAGCGTCCTGGGGCTTTCCATCCTCTTTCCCATCCTGGGTCCCCTGGGCCGGGAGCTGGGCCTCACCGAGGTGCAGGTGGGGCTCCTCTCCACGGGCTACGCCCTGATGCAGTTTCTCCTCTCCCCCTACTGGGGGCGGCGGAGCGAGGGGGGGAGGAAGCCCGTTCTCCTCCTCGGCATCCTGGGTTTCGCCGGGAGCTTTCTCCTCTTCGGCCTCTTCGCCCTCCTGGGCCAGGGAGGGCACCTCCCCCCGGAGGCCCTCTTTCCCCTCCTCTTCCTGGCCCGGGTGGTGGGGGGGGCCTTCAGCTCCGCCACCCTGCCCACCGCCCAGGCCTACGTGGCCGACGTGACCGGGCGAGAGAACCGCACCGCGGGCATGGCCCTCCTGGGGGCGGCCTTTGGCCTGGCGGTGATCCTGGGCCCCGCCCTGGGGGCGGGCCTGGCCGCCCTCTTCGGCCTCCTGGCCCCGGTCTTCTTCTCCGCGGGATTTGCCCTCCTCAACGCCCTCTTCGCGGCCCTGTTCCTCCCCGAGTCCCGCACCCGGGGAGGGCCGGTTCCGGGCCGCCTCTCCCCCTGGGACGCCCGGGTCTTCCCCCTCCTCCTCCTGGGGCTTTCCCTGAACCTGGCGGGGGTGGCCCTGGAGCAGACGGTGGCCTTCTACTTCCAAGACCGCCTGAGCCTTTCCGGGGTGGAGACGGCCCGGGCGGTGGGGCTGGCCCTGGCCGTTTACGGCCTGGTGGCGGTCTTCGTCCAGGGGTTTCTGGTGCGCAAACTGGCCTGGCCTCCCCGCACCCTCCTCCTCCTGGGGCTTCCCATGGCCGTCTTGGGGTTTTTGGTCCTGGTCCTGGCCCGGGAGTTCTGGGCCCTGGTCCTGGGCCTGGCCCTCCAGGGGGCGGGGGCGGCCCTGGCGGGCCCGGGGGTGACGGCGGCCCTTTCCCTGGCGGTGCGGGAGAACGAGCAGGGCTCGGTGGCCGGCCTCAACAGCTCCGCCCAGGCCCTGGGGCGGATGCTGGGCCCGGTGGTGGGCACGGGCCTCTACCGCCTGCAGCCCGAGGCCCCCTTTCTCCTGGGGGCGGGCCTTCTTCTCCTCTCCTGGGCCCTCCTGCCCGCCCTTTTGCGCCGGATGAGGTTGTAG
- the pstB gene encoding phosphate ABC transporter ATP-binding protein PstB, with protein MVSLELLKDHQTVRTAPVPEAEAQAEVRGLNLWYGRKQALFDISVRFPRHQVAAIIGPSGCGKSTLLRSLNRMNDLIPGVRVAGEVLYEGVNIYDPRVDPVAVRRHIGMVFQKPNPFPKTIFENVAFGLRLMGVKGSELEDRVVEALRRAALWNEVQDIFKKQSGLRLSGGQQQRLCIARAIAVEPPLLLMDEPTSALDPIATQAIEDLITELKRRYTVVIVTHNMQQAARISDRTLFMHLGVLVEEGPTEVIFTKPQHPYTEAYITGRFG; from the coding sequence ATGGTGAGCTTGGAACTCCTCAAGGACCACCAGACGGTCCGCACCGCCCCCGTCCCCGAGGCCGAGGCCCAGGCGGAGGTGCGGGGCCTCAACCTCTGGTACGGCAGGAAGCAGGCCCTCTTCGACATCTCCGTGCGCTTTCCCCGCCACCAGGTGGCGGCCATCATCGGCCCCTCGGGGTGCGGCAAGAGCACCCTCCTGCGCTCCCTGAACCGCATGAACGACCTCATCCCCGGGGTGCGGGTGGCGGGGGAGGTCCTCTACGAGGGGGTGAACATCTACGACCCGCGGGTGGATCCGGTGGCCGTGCGGCGGCACATCGGCATGGTCTTCCAGAAGCCTAACCCTTTCCCCAAGACCATCTTCGAGAACGTGGCCTTCGGCCTCCGCCTCATGGGGGTAAAGGGGAGCGAGCTGGAGGACCGGGTGGTGGAGGCCCTGAGGCGGGCCGCCCTCTGGAACGAGGTCCAGGACATCTTCAAAAAGCAAAGCGGCCTGAGGCTTTCCGGGGGGCAGCAGCAGCGGCTCTGCATTGCCCGGGCCATCGCCGTGGAACCGCCCCTGCTCCTCATGGACGAGCCCACCAGCGCCCTGGACCCCATCGCCACCCAGGCCATCGAGGACCTGATCACCGAGCTCAAGCGGCGCTACACGGTGGTCATCGTCACCCACAACATGCAGCAGGCGGCCCGCATCTCCGACCGCACCCTCTTCATGCACCTGGGGGTCCTGGTGGAGGAGGGCCCCACGGAGGTGATCTTCACCAAGCCCCAGCACCCCTATACGGAGGCCTACATCACCGGGCGCTTCGGGTAG
- the pstA gene encoding phosphate ABC transporter permease PstA: MNRALDRAPEAFGVDPWKARIDRVFARAIALPLFLAVGLLALLLADTVYNSFSVQVVRADEGPGQTYPFRLSADEILRRELLAREYTGEEVQFMLQDPTERRVLFLQNRVELMWLTHEGPLRYVVTGLRDDRVADFSLVEGLRRWEELKAGLGEGERLVLNPWLDQSFLTRTPSRSPLTAGIGVAVLGSIWVLSLALLIAIPVGIGTAILLEEYLREGTWNRILEVNLRNLAGVPSIVYGLLGLALFVRGLGLGPSILAASMTLALLAIPVIVVTAREALRAVPESLRQAAFALGATRRQVVFRVVFPAALPGMVTGVILAAARLIGEAAPLLLVGAAAFVPFMPTGPMSEYTVIPVQIYLWISMNIPEFHRVAAAGILVMLMVLSGLYALALYLRNRFRREW; this comes from the coding sequence ATGAATAGGGCTTTGGACCGCGCCCCCGAGGCCTTCGGGGTAGACCCCTGGAAGGCCCGCATCGACCGGGTTTTCGCCCGGGCCATCGCCCTGCCCCTTTTCCTGGCCGTGGGCCTGCTGGCCCTCCTCCTGGCGGACACGGTCTACAACAGCTTCTCCGTCCAGGTGGTCCGGGCGGACGAGGGGCCGGGCCAGACCTACCCTTTCCGCCTCTCCGCCGACGAGATCCTCCGCCGGGAGCTCCTGGCCCGGGAGTACACGGGGGAAGAGGTCCAGTTCATGCTGCAAGACCCCACGGAACGCCGGGTCCTCTTCCTGCAGAACCGGGTGGAGCTCATGTGGCTCACCCACGAGGGGCCTTTGCGCTATGTGGTCACCGGCCTCCGGGACGACCGGGTGGCCGACTTCTCCCTGGTGGAGGGCCTGAGGCGCTGGGAGGAGCTCAAGGCGGGGTTGGGGGAAGGGGAGCGGCTCGTCCTCAACCCCTGGCTGGACCAGAGCTTTCTCACCCGCACCCCCTCCCGCTCCCCCCTCACCGCGGGGATCGGGGTGGCGGTCTTGGGCTCCATCTGGGTGCTCTCCCTGGCCCTCCTCATCGCCATCCCCGTAGGGATCGGGACCGCCATCCTCCTGGAGGAGTACCTGCGGGAGGGCACCTGGAACCGGATCCTGGAGGTGAACCTGCGGAACCTGGCCGGGGTGCCCTCCATCGTGTACGGCCTCTTGGGGTTGGCCCTCTTCGTGCGGGGCCTGGGCCTGGGGCCCTCCATCCTGGCCGCCTCCATGACCCTGGCGCTTCTCGCCATCCCCGTGATCGTGGTCACCGCCCGGGAGGCCCTGAGGGCGGTGCCCGAGTCCCTGCGCCAGGCGGCCTTCGCCCTGGGGGCCACCCGCCGCCAGGTGGTCTTCCGGGTGGTCTTCCCCGCCGCCCTCCCCGGGATGGTCACCGGGGTGATCCTGGCCGCGGCCCGGCTCATCGGGGAGGCCGCCCCCCTCCTCCTGGTAGGGGCGGCGGCCTTCGTCCCTTTTATGCCCACGGGGCCCATGTCCGAGTACACGGTGATTCCCGTGCAGATCTACCTCTGGATCAGCATGAACATCCCCGAGTTCCACCGGGTGGCGGCCGCGGGTATCCTGGTGATGCTCATGGTCCTCTCCGGCCTCTACGCCCTGGCCCTTTACCTCAGGAACCGCTTTAGGAGGGAATGGTGA
- the pstC gene encoding phosphate ABC transporter permease subunit PstC, with amino-acid sequence MEILKQRPSRNPKEVVTLALLLLLSSVTLLTTVGVIASLLGDVVQFFLQVPLTEFLFAPEWTPLFADPRYGISPLIAGTFLVTAIALLVAVPLGLTLAVYIAEYAKGAARARIKGTLELFEGIPTVVFGYFALLFVTPLLQQVIPGLNIFNPLSAGLVMGFAIIPYVSNVAADAMESVPRPIREAAYALGARPYEVALRVVFPAALSGIIAAIILATSRAVGETMIVAIAAGQRPLLTLDPRETIATMTSYIVQAATGDQPTGTTAYYALFAVGFTLFLITLFLNILAQWVVERYRERYE; translated from the coding sequence ATGGAGATCCTCAAGCAGAGGCCCTCGAGGAACCCCAAGGAGGTGGTCACCCTTGCCCTCCTCCTCCTCCTCTCCTCCGTGACCCTCCTCACCACGGTGGGGGTCATCGCCAGCCTCCTGGGGGATGTGGTCCAGTTCTTCCTCCAGGTCCCCCTCACGGAGTTCCTCTTCGCCCCCGAGTGGACCCCCCTCTTCGCCGACCCCCGCTACGGGATCAGCCCCCTCATCGCCGGCACCTTCCTGGTGACCGCCATCGCCCTCCTGGTGGCGGTGCCCCTGGGCCTCACCCTGGCGGTCTACATCGCGGAGTACGCCAAAGGGGCCGCCCGGGCCCGGATCAAGGGCACCTTGGAGCTCTTCGAGGGCATCCCCACGGTGGTCTTCGGCTACTTCGCCCTCCTCTTCGTCACCCCCCTCCTGCAGCAGGTGATCCCCGGCCTCAACATCTTCAACCCCCTCTCCGCGGGCCTGGTCATGGGTTTCGCCATCATCCCCTACGTGTCCAACGTGGCCGCAGACGCCATGGAGTCCGTGCCCCGCCCCATCCGGGAGGCGGCCTACGCCCTGGGGGCCAGGCCCTACGAGGTGGCCCTGCGGGTGGTCTTTCCCGCGGCCCTCTCCGGCATCATCGCCGCCATCATCCTGGCCACCAGCCGGGCGGTGGGGGAGACCATGATCGTGGCCATCGCCGCGGGGCAGCGTCCCCTCCTCACCCTGGATCCGCGGGAGACCATCGCCACCATGACCAGCTACATCGTTCAGGCGGCCACCGGCGACCAGCCCACGGGCACCACCGCCTACTACGCCCTGTTCGCCGTGGGCTTTACCCTCTTCCTCATCACCCTCTTCCTCAACATCCTGGCCCAGTGGGTGGTGGAGCGCTACCGGGAGCGGTATGAATAG
- a CDS encoding PstS family phosphate ABC transporter substrate-binding protein → MRKAIGLALLALAGTALAQIRADGSSTVYPITQAVAEEFLTRNPGVRISVAFSGTGAGFQKFCRGETDVQNASRPIRKTELDLCAQNGIQFIEIPVAYDALSILVNQANTWAQCLTTAQLRAIWEPGSRITNWNQINPNWPNQRLVLYGAGTDSGTFDYFTEAIMGRSGAIRTDFFPSEDDNVILRGVIGDRGAMAFVGYAYYEENRDRVRSVAINNGQGCVAPTRETVLNGTYQPLSRPLFIYVNVRSLERREVRDFINFYLSPAARRAIRSTGYVELPAEAYQIGQELVNRRKTGSFFSDLPVGTPLSRFVEELRRELR, encoded by the coding sequence ATGAGGAAGGCAATCGGTCTAGCGCTACTGGCCCTCGCGGGGACGGCCCTGGCCCAGATCCGGGCGGACGGTTCCTCCACGGTCTACCCCATCACCCAGGCGGTGGCGGAGGAGTTCCTCACCCGCAACCCCGGGGTGCGGATCTCCGTGGCCTTCTCCGGCACGGGCGCCGGCTTCCAGAAGTTCTGTCGTGGGGAAACGGACGTGCAGAACGCCAGCCGCCCCATCCGCAAGACGGAGCTGGACCTCTGCGCCCAAAACGGCATCCAGTTCATCGAGATCCCCGTGGCCTACGACGCCCTCTCCATCCTGGTCAACCAGGCCAACACCTGGGCCCAGTGCCTCACCACCGCCCAGCTCCGGGCCATCTGGGAGCCGGGCTCCCGCATCACCAACTGGAACCAGATCAACCCCAACTGGCCCAACCAGCGCTTGGTCCTCTACGGGGCGGGCACCGACTCCGGCACCTTTGACTACTTCACCGAGGCCATCATGGGCCGCTCCGGGGCCATCCGCACCGACTTCTTCCCCTCCGAGGACGACAACGTGATCCTCCGGGGGGTGATCGGGGACCGGGGGGCCATGGCCTTCGTGGGCTACGCCTACTACGAGGAGAACCGGGACCGGGTGCGGTCGGTGGCCATCAACAACGGCCAGGGCTGCGTGGCCCCCACCCGGGAGACGGTGCTGAACGGCACCTACCAGCCCCTCTCCCGCCCCCTCTTCATCTACGTGAACGTGCGTAGCCTGGAGCGCCGGGAGGTGCGGGACTTCATCAACTTCTACCTCTCCCCCGCCGCCCGCCGGGCCATCCGCTCCACCGGGTACGTGGAGCTGCCCGCCGAGGCCTACCAGATCGGCCAGGAGCTGGTGAACCGGCGCAAGACGGGCTCCTTCTTCAGCGACCTGCCCGTGGGCACCCCCCTCTCCCGCTTCGTGGAGGAGCTGCGCAGGGAGCTGCGGTAA
- the mnmA gene encoding tRNA 2-thiouridine(34) synthase MnmA, whose protein sequence is MKRVLVAMSGGVDSSVAAYLLKEAGYEVVGAMMRFWPEEAPRPSLGPEGDPKGSRAWESCCTPDAAYGARRVADLLGIPFYLLDYREVFEEAILRPFLRDYAGGRTPNPCARCNTFVKFGALLRQAQRLGLDFVATGHYVRREGTDLLRGVDPGKDQSYFLWGTPREALPQLLFPVGGMTKAAVRALAERAGLPTARKPESQNLCFVAGDLKEFLRERLKVRPGPLVDALTGEVVGEHQGASLYTIGQRKGLGLFKPHLERHVVGLDPLANVVYVGPKEATLWLGLEGEEANLLAELPEEVEVQVRYRTPPVRAKVESLDPLRLRFQSPVFAVAPGQSAVLYQGERLLGGAVIRRGLYNLAGVDPALTGRSLTFS, encoded by the coding sequence GTGAAGCGGGTCCTGGTGGCTATGTCCGGGGGAGTGGACTCCTCGGTGGCCGCCTACCTCCTCAAGGAGGCAGGCTACGAGGTGGTGGGGGCCATGATGCGCTTCTGGCCCGAGGAAGCCCCCCGACCCTCCTTGGGACCCGAGGGGGACCCCAAGGGGTCCCGGGCCTGGGAAAGCTGCTGCACCCCGGACGCCGCCTACGGGGCTAGGCGGGTGGCGGACCTCCTGGGCATCCCCTTCTACCTTTTGGACTACCGCGAGGTCTTTGAGGAGGCGATTCTACGGCCCTTCCTGCGGGACTACGCGGGGGGGCGCACCCCCAACCCCTGCGCCCGCTGCAACACCTTCGTGAAGTTCGGGGCCCTTCTCAGGCAGGCGCAGCGCCTGGGCCTGGACTTCGTGGCCACCGGGCACTACGTGCGCCGGGAAGGGACGGACCTCCTCCGGGGGGTGGACCCGGGGAAGGACCAGAGCTACTTCCTCTGGGGCACCCCCAGGGAGGCCCTCCCCCAGCTCCTCTTCCCCGTGGGGGGGATGACCAAGGCCGCGGTGCGGGCCCTAGCGGAAAGGGCCGGGCTTCCCACCGCCAGGAAGCCGGAAAGCCAGAACCTCTGCTTCGTGGCCGGGGACCTGAAGGAGTTCCTGAGGGAAAGGCTCAAGGTCCGCCCCGGTCCCCTGGTGGACGCCCTCACCGGGGAGGTGGTGGGGGAACACCAAGGAGCAAGCCTCTACACCATCGGCCAGCGAAAGGGCCTCGGCCTATTCAAACCCCACCTGGAACGGCACGTGGTGGGGTTAGACCCTCTGGCCAACGTGGTCTACGTGGGGCCAAAGGAGGCTACCCTTTGGCTTGGGCTTGAGGGGGAGGAAGCCAACCTCCTGGCCGAGCTTCCTGAGGAGGTGGAGGTCCAGGTGCGCTACCGCACCCCTCCTGTGCGGGCCAAGGTGGAGTCCCTGGACCCCTTGCGCCTCCGCTTCCAAAGCCCGGTCTTCGCCGTGGCCCCGGGGCAGAGCGCCGTCCTCTACCAAGGGGAGCGGCTTTTGGGCGGGGCGGTGATCCGCCGGGGGCTTTACAACTTGGCGGGGGTTGACCCGGCCCTGACAGGGCGGTCCTTGACCTTCTCCTGA
- a CDS encoding DUF1385 domain-containing protein: protein MRPLFLLAQKTALGGAAALEGVMMKAPWAWALAVRLPDGRIHVERHEERALTERYPWARLPLLRGVAALWDALSVSYRALARSAELVGGEEEVPRGALWATVAVSLLIGIALFIVLPGLLAGFLLDPARHPLGHNLLAGLLKVAILVGYILFIGRMPEIRRFFMYHGAEHKAIHAFEKGLPLTVENVLAQSRFHPRCGTTFIAFVIVVSVLVYSLIPAPEVVWWRLLARVLFLPLVAALAFELLYFSARHEDPLSRALRGLGFRFQALTVAEPTPDMVEVAIRSAEAAVGERVVA from the coding sequence ATGCGACCCCTTTTTCTTCTGGCTCAAAAGACGGCCCTGGGCGGGGCGGCGGCCTTGGAGGGGGTCATGATGAAGGCCCCCTGGGCCTGGGCTTTGGCCGTGCGCCTGCCCGATGGGCGGATCCACGTGGAGCGCCACGAGGAACGGGCCCTCACCGAGCGCTATCCCTGGGCCAGGCTCCCCCTCCTCCGGGGGGTGGCGGCCCTGTGGGATGCCCTTTCCGTGAGCTACCGGGCCCTGGCCCGAAGCGCCGAGCTCGTAGGGGGGGAGGAGGAGGTGCCCAGGGGGGCCCTTTGGGCCACGGTGGCGGTGAGCCTCCTCATCGGCATCGCCCTTTTCATCGTGTTGCCCGGGCTTCTCGCCGGCTTCCTCCTGGACCCGGCCCGCCACCCCCTGGGGCACAACCTCCTGGCGGGCCTCCTCAAGGTGGCCATCCTGGTGGGCTACATCCTCTTCATCGGTCGGATGCCGGAGATCCGCCGCTTCTTCATGTACCACGGGGCCGAGCACAAGGCCATCCACGCCTTCGAAAAGGGCCTGCCCCTCACGGTGGAAAACGTCCTGGCCCAGTCCCGCTTCCACCCCCGGTGCGGCACCACCTTCATCGCCTTCGTCATCGTGGTCTCCGTCCTGGTCTACAGCCTTATCCCCGCTCCGGAGGTGGTCTGGTGGCGCCTTCTGGCCCGGGTCCTCTTCCTGCCCCTGGTGGCCGCCCTGGCCTTCGAGCTCCTCTACTTCTCTGCCCGGCATGAGGATCCCCTTTCCCGGGCCCTGAGGGGGCTGGGCTTCCGCTTCCAGGCCCTCACCGTGGCCGAGCCTACCCCGGACATGGTGGAGGTGGCCATCCGGAGCGCGGAGGCGGCGGTGGGGGAGAGGGTGGTGGCGTGA
- a CDS encoding leucyl aminopeptidase, producing the protein MITLRATRATLAEGQAPLKVLWVREGRLLPQGEALDARLGGLLRRTLEEARFHGEAGESLFLAAAEGHLLLFGAGEDPRQAGGRLAQALGRLAFPEALVEPLEAEGKAYPLAEGLYMGAYRFERHKSQAREKALTLGLSGAQEEELERARKVAEGVYFARDLVNEPPNVLNPEALAETALSLEALGVEVEVLDEEAIRALGMGAFLAVAQGSENPPRFISLRYAPEGAKARLDLVGKGLTFDSGGYSLKPTESMAAMKGDMAGAAAVLGAFRSTALLGLPVELRGYIAACENLISGRAYRVGDVLKTLSGKTVEVMNTDAEGRLTLADALAYAERQGAERLLELSTLTGAAVVALGEEVAALFATEAAWGERVRQAAERAGEKVWPLPLEGAYREKLKSPVADLKNVGDRQGGAITAALFLAEFVGVPLVHLDIAGPAFAKKAHPLGPEGGTGFGVRTILETAQSLAAP; encoded by the coding sequence GTGATCACCCTGCGCGCCACTCGGGCCACGCTCGCGGAGGGGCAGGCCCCCCTGAAGGTCCTTTGGGTTAGGGAGGGCAGGCTTCTGCCCCAGGGGGAGGCCTTGGACGCCCGGCTGGGGGGCCTCCTCCGCCGGACCCTGGAGGAGGCCCGGTTCCACGGGGAGGCGGGGGAGAGCCTCTTCCTCGCCGCCGCCGAGGGCCACCTCCTCCTCTTCGGGGCGGGGGAGGACCCCCGCCAGGCGGGAGGTAGGCTCGCCCAGGCCCTGGGCCGGCTGGCCTTCCCCGAGGCCCTGGTGGAGCCCCTGGAGGCCGAAGGGAAGGCCTATCCTCTGGCCGAGGGGCTCTACATGGGGGCCTACCGCTTCGAGCGCCACAAGAGCCAGGCCCGGGAAAAGGCCCTCACCCTCGGGCTTTCCGGGGCCCAGGAGGAGGAGTTGGAGCGGGCCCGGAAGGTGGCGGAAGGGGTCTACTTCGCCCGGGATTTGGTGAACGAGCCCCCCAACGTCCTGAACCCCGAGGCCCTGGCGGAGACGGCCCTTTCCCTCGAAGCCCTGGGCGTGGAAGTGGAGGTGTTAGACGAGGAGGCCATCCGGGCCCTGGGCATGGGGGCCTTCCTGGCCGTGGCCCAAGGCTCGGAGAACCCACCCCGCTTCATCTCCTTGCGCTACGCCCCGGAAGGGGCAAAGGCCCGGCTGGACCTGGTGGGCAAGGGCCTCACCTTCGACTCCGGGGGCTACTCCCTAAAGCCCACGGAGAGCATGGCCGCCATGAAGGGGGATATGGCCGGGGCGGCGGCGGTCCTGGGGGCCTTTAGGAGCACTGCCCTTTTGGGCCTTCCCGTGGAGCTCAGGGGCTACATCGCCGCCTGCGAGAACCTGATCTCGGGCCGGGCCTACCGGGTGGGGGACGTGCTGAAGACCCTTTCCGGCAAAACGGTGGAGGTGATGAACACCGACGCCGAAGGCCGCCTCACCCTGGCGGATGCCCTGGCCTACGCGGAGCGGCAGGGGGCTGAGCGGCTCCTGGAGCTTTCCACCCTCACGGGGGCGGCGGTGGTGGCCCTGGGGGAGGAGGTGGCGGCGCTTTTCGCCACCGAGGCCGCCTGGGGGGAAAGGGTACGCCAGGCGGCGGAAAGGGCCGGAGAGAAGGTCTGGCCTCTGCCTCTGGAAGGGGCCTACCGGGAGAAGCTCAAAAGCCCGGTGGCCGACCTGAAGAACGTGGGGGACCGCCAGGGCGGGGCCATCACCGCGGCGCTTTTCCTGGCGGAGTTCGTCGGGGTACCCCTGGTCCACCTGGACATCGCCGGGCCGGCCTTCGCCAAGAAGGCCCACCCCCTGGGTCCCGAGGGGGGGACGGGGTTTGGGGTGCGGACCATCCTGGAGACGGCCCAGTCCCTGGCCGCCCCCTAG
- a CDS encoding Fur family transcriptional regulator, with translation MPRTKEKESYRARLKAVGLRHTLPRERILTYLDRKNVHPTPEELYNGLKRRGYDIGLSTVYLNLHVLREHGLIYEFKDPKGYTRYDGYNEPHVHLTDVETGKVEDLPLKNLPDLDLEGLKRLVAERTGWEVQDVRIEFRGKGPEK, from the coding sequence ATGCCAAGGACTAAGGAAAAAGAAAGCTACCGGGCGCGGCTGAAGGCGGTAGGGCTTAGACACACCCTGCCCCGGGAGCGGATTCTGACCTACCTGGACCGCAAAAACGTGCACCCCACCCCCGAGGAGCTTTACAACGGCCTGAAGCGGCGGGGCTACGACATCGGCCTTTCCACGGTCTACCTCAACCTCCACGTCCTCCGGGAGCACGGCCTCATCTACGAGTTCAAAGACCCCAAGGGGTACACCCGCTACGACGGCTACAACGAGCCCCACGTCCACCTCACCGACGTGGAGACCGGTAAGGTGGAAGACCTTCCCCTCAAGAACCTCCCCGATCTGGACCTGGAGGGGCTCAAGCGGCTTGTGGCCGAGCGCACGGGCTGGGAGGTTCAGGACGTGCGCATCGAGTTCCGGGGCAAGGGGCCGGAGAAGTAG
- a CDS encoding septum formation initiator family protein produces the protein MERPIYRILHVIFALGLAHALFLLGQEGVRAHRLAQERAKLEEALRQAEARVARLQAEVEAAKDPAHLEALARRLGLVRQEEVLQRR, from the coding sequence TTGGAGCGTCCCATCTACCGCATCCTCCACGTGATCTTCGCCCTGGGCCTGGCCCACGCCCTCTTCCTCCTGGGGCAGGAAGGCGTGCGGGCCCACCGCCTGGCCCAGGAAAGGGCTAAGCTGGAGGAGGCCCTAAGGCAGGCGGAGGCCCGGGTGGCCCGCCTGCAGGCGGAGGTGGAGGCGGCCAAGGACCCTGCCCACCTCGAGGCCCTGGCCCGCAGGCTCGGCCTGGTCCGGCAGGAGGAGGTATTGCAGAGGCGATGA